Proteins encoded within one genomic window of Mya arenaria isolate MELC-2E11 chromosome 13, ASM2691426v1:
- the LOC128213574 gene encoding regulator of G-protein signaling 17-like has translation MGDEETVAILCCLTVKNGPSKADRSATKNAEPVCEDPLTIEEIRSWAESFDKLMKSNSGRKVFREFLRSEYSEENMLFWLACEELKQEQSSEAVEEKARLIYEDYISILSPKEVSLDSRVREVINRNMVDPTPHTFDEAQLQIYTLMHRDSYPRFLNSQIYKKLIQQYS, from the exons ATGGGGGATGAGGAGACGGTGGCCATCCTGTGTTG tttaacagtgaaaaatggCCCCAGTAAAGCTGACCGATCGGCAACGAAAAACGCGGAGCCTGTATGCGAAGACCC GTTAACGATAGAAGAAATACGGAGCTGGGCAGAATCCTTTGACAAGCTCATGAAaagtaatt CGGGTCGGAAAGTGTTCCGCGAGTTCTTGCGGTCAGAGTACAGCGAAGAGAACATGTTGTTTTGGTTGGCATGTGAGGAGCTCAAGCAGGAGCAGAGCTCCGAAGCTGTGGAAGAGAAAGCTCGTCTCATATATGAGGACTACATCTCAATTCTCTCGCCTAAGGAG gTTAGTTTAGACTCGCGAGTAAGAGAAGTTATAAATCGAAATATGGTGGACCCGACACCTCACACGTTCGACGAGGCACAGTTGCAAATATACACTTTGATGCATCGAGATTCCTATCCGAGATTTTTAAATTCTCAAATTTATAAGAAACTTATACAACAGTACTCATGA